In the genome of Streptomyces sp. NBC_00259, the window ACCTCGGCGTCGAGGGAGAGGGCGTGGTAGCTGTCGAGCGCCTCCAGGCCCGCCCGGGCCTCGTCCTCCGTGATGCCCGCGTGCCGGGCGACCTCGGCGGCGGTCGGCTCGCGGCCGCCGACGGTCTGGGTCAGCTCCTGACGGGCGGTACGCACACGGGCCCTGAGGTCCTGCACCCGGCGCGGCACATGCACGGTCCAGGTGTGGTCACGGAAGTGCCGCTTGATCTCACCGTTGATCGTCGGTACGGCGAAGGCCTCGAAGGCTCCGCCGCGGTCAGGGTCGTACCGTTCCACGGCCTTGACCAGGCCCAGCGCGGCGACCTGGCGCAGGTCCTCAAGCGCCTCGCCCCGGTTGCGGAACCGGCCCGCGAGCCGGTCCGCCATGGGCAGCCAGGCACGCACGAGTTCCTGTCGCAGCGCGGTCCGCTCGGGGCCCTCCTCCAGCCGGGCCAGCCGCAGAAAGTCCTCGGCCGTGTCCGGGGCATCGTCATGCGGATGCTTCCCGCGGTGATACGTTCGCATGCTCACTCTCAGCTCCCTGTGCGGTGCTGACGGTGGTCGAGGCCCCGGAGCCGAACGCCCCTGCTGCGGGTGTGCACGCCTACGCTCCGAAGCTCGTGGTGCGTCTGCCCGGCCCCTACCACGGCAAACGCCGCGGCCGGGGTGGTGGGTGCCACGGGAGTGGACGTCCGGGGTGGGGAACACTGGGTCGCGAGACGCGTCGTCACCGGGGAAGAGGATCCGTGAAGTGAGCGGCATACGCGACGAGGCAGCACCGGTGCAGGAGGGGGCGGCCCTGCGAGCCGACTGCGGCAGCTGTTTCGGACTGTGCTGCGTCGCGCTCCCCTTCTCCGCCTCGGCGGACTTCGCCGTCGGTAAGCCTGCCGAACAGCCCTGCGGGAATCTCCGTACCGACTTTCGCTGCGGCATACACGACCGGCTCGCGGAGCGCGGATTCGCCGGCTGCACCGTCTACGACTGCTTCGGCGCCGGCCAGAAGGTCTCCCAGGTCACCTTCGGCGGACGCAGTTGGCGGGAGGCGCCCGGCACCGCCCGGCAGATGTTCGACGTGTTCCCGGTGATGCGGCAACTGCACGAGCTGCTCCGGTATCTGACGGAGGCGCTGTCACTGTCCGCGGCCCGACCGTTGAACACCGAGCTGCGCAGGCTGCTCGACGAGACCGAGGCGCTGACGCGAGGGGACGCCGCCGCCCTGCTGGACGTCGACGTGCCCGCCCTCCGAGGCCGCACGGGCGAGCTGCTGGTCCGTACCAGCGAACTCGTACGTGCCGAGGCGAAGCCGGGCCGCAGGAAGAACCGCCGGGGGGCCGACCTCGCCGGCGCCCGACTCGGCGGCGCCGATCTGCGCGGTGCGGATCTGCGCGGCGCCTGCCTCATCGCCGCGGATCTCACCCGCGCCGACCTGCGTCTGGCGGACCTCCTCGGCGCGGACCTGAGGGACGCCGACCTCGGCGGGGCCGATCTCACCGGCGGCATATTCATCACACAGCCGCAGCTCCACCAGGCCAAGGGTGACGCGACGACCAGGCTGCCGCGCACGCTGGTGCGGCCGGCGCACTGGTCACGGGTATAGGCGCACTGGTCACGGGCATAAGGGCGCGGCACCCGGGTAGCCGCACTGTCGGTGAGGCCGTGCTCCGGCAGTGGCCGGGCCGGCGCCGCGAACCCGGTGAGAGGAGAGATGAGTCCTGTGAACATCGCCTTCCTCATGGCGCCCGAAGGCGTCGAACAGATCGAGCTGACCGAACCCTGGCAGGCCGTCGCCGATGCCGGTGACACTCCGCGTCTGGTGTCCACGAAGCCCGGCCGGATCCAGGCGTTCGACCATCTCGACAAGGCGGACACCTTCGCCGTCGACCAGGTCGTCTCCGACGCCTCCGCCGAGATCTACGGGGGCCTGGTGCTTCCCGGAGGCGTCGCCAATCCGGACGCGCTGCGCATGGACTCCGGGGCTGTCGCCTTCGTCCGGGAGTTCTTCGATGCGGGCAAGCCGGTGGCGGCCATCTGCCATGCCCCCTGGACACTCATCGAGGCCGACGTACTGCGCGGCAGGACGCTGACGTCTTGGCCCAGCGTGCGCACCGACATCCGCAATGCCGGCGGCACCTGGGTCGACGAGCAGGTGATGGTGTGCCACGACGGTCCGAACACGCTGATCACCAGCCGTAAGCCGGACGATCTCAAGGCATTCTGCGCGGCTTTCACGGCCGAATTCGCCAAGGCGTCGGCACGGGCGGCGGCCGGGACCTGAACGCCTTCCGGGCGGGAAGCACGCTCACCGTCCGGCGGCTTCGAGGAGGACCTGCGCCAGCCGGCGCGGCTGGGAGAACATCGGCCAGTGGCCGGTGTCCATCTCGACCAGCCGCCAGCGCTCGTCGCGCAGCAGCGCGACCACGTCCGGGCTCGGCTCGTCGCCGTCGAGCAGGCACTTGATGTACGTGGCCGGAAGCTCGCCGAGCGGCCGCGCCAGCACGGCAGGTTCCGTCAGCGTGGCGCCCGGATGCGGCGTCGAGCCGCCGACGATCCGCGCGATCTGCTCGTCGGTGAGGCCCTGGCCTTCGAACTCGGCAGCCGTCAAGGGCGCCCAGAAGCCGCCGTTCTTGTCGATCGACGCCTCCACCATGGCCCGGCCGTCCGGCCAGGCGGACACGAACGACTCACCGTCGGCCGGAACGATGGAGTCGACGAAGACCACCCGGGCCAGCCGCTCCCCGATCCGCTCCGCGGCCTGGCCGACGGGGATGCCCGCGTAACTGTGGCCCACGAGGACGACGTCACGCAGATCGCGACGTTCGACCTCCTCGACGATGTCCTGGACGTGGGTCTGCTGCCCGGCCGGCGCACCCTGCTTCTCCGCGAGGCCGGAAAGCGTCAGGGGATGGTCGGCGTGGCCGGCCGCACGCAGCTCCGGCACCACCTCGTCCCACGCCCATGATCCGAGCCACGTGCCTGCCACCAACACGAAATTCGCCATACCCGCAACGTAGCGAACGGGTCTGACAACCGGTCCGGGATCGCCACGGCATGCGTGCTCCTGCCACGCCGAGTCTCAGCGCCCAGGGTGCGGCGGCGCCTCCGTGATGTCGAGGAAGACCTGGTCGGCCTCGGGCCAGCGGTCCTCGACGGCCTGCTTGATGCGCTCCGAGACCAGTTCGATCTCCTCGCTGTCCAGCCCCGGCACGAGATCGATCCTGGCCGCGACGAGGGTGGAATCCATCCCCAGACGCATCGTCAGCAGCGACGCCACATTGTCGATCTCCGCCTGGTCGTCCAGCATCGCGCGGATGGCCCCGCGCACCTCGGGATCGACGGCGACACCGATGAGCAGATCGCGCGACTCGCGCCCCAGCCGGTAGGCGACGTACACGAGCAGCAGACCGATCGCCAGTGAGGCGGCGGCCTCCCAGACCGCCTTGCCGGTGACCAGGTGGAGCGCCATGCCCGCCATCGCCAGCAGCACCCCCACCACGGCCGTGCTGTCCTCCGCGATCACCGTACGATGCGCGGGATCGTGGGCCTTGCCGCCCTGCTTGCGGAACTGGTGCAAGGCCCGGATCAGTGACGTACCCTCGGCGAGCAGGGCGACCCCCAGGACGGCGAGCCCGGCCACGTAGTGTGACGTCGAGACCGGCCGATCGCCCTGGCTCATTGCCTCGAAGGCCTGGAAGAACGAGAAACAGCCGCCCATGACGAAGATGCCGACGGCGGCCAGCAGCGACCAGAACCAGCGCTCCTTGCCGTAGCCGAAGGGATGACGGCGGTCGGCGGGCCGGCGGCTGCGGCGCAGAGCGGCGAGCAGGAAGATCTCGTTGAGGCTGTCGGCGACGGAGTGGGCCGCCTCCGAGAGCAGTGCGGGGGACGACGCCACCAGACCGCCCACGGTCTTGGCGACGGCGATGACGAGATTCGCGCCGAGCGCGACAAGGACGGTCAGCCGCGTCCTCCGGTCGGACCGCGTCCGTTGCTTGCTGTGCTCACGGTTCACGACCACTCACCGTATGCGCTGGACGACGGCCACAGGCTCAAGGTCACGCCCGCTGCGCCGAAGGCACGGACGGTCACCGTCGAGGGCCGGGTGAGGCGATCGCACGGTAGTCGGCGACGAGATCGGCTTTGGTGAGACCTTCGGCGGGGAAGAGGACCTTCTCCGGCCGGTGGACGTCCACGGTGCGGCGGCCGGCCCGCACGGTTGTGGTGCTCATGGCTCGCGCGTACCCCTACCGGCGTCCAGTAGACGTGTCCCCTGTGGATACGGCCGCCTGCGTGGGGCGCTGCGGACGCACGCGCCGGATCCGTACGCCCAGGAGTACGTCAGGGTACGACGCGGACGTCACGGCACGACGGTCTGCTCCACGAGCAGTTTCACCGCCGCCGCGATCGACTCGGCGTCGATGCCGGAAGCGTGCAACTGCTCTTCCGGCGCCGCCGACGCGGGCATGTTGCGCACGGCCAGCCGGGCGAGCCTCGGTACCGGACGGCCGTCCGAGAACGCCTCCGCGACGGCGTCGCCGATCCCGCCCTCCGGATGGTGGTCCTCCACCGTGATCAGACATCCCGTCGCCCCGGCCGCCTCGTTGAGCGTGTCCACGTCCACCGGCTTGACCGAATACAGGTCCATGACCCGGACCGGGATTCCGTCCGAGGCGAGAACGTCCGCGGCGCGCAGCGCCTCATGGACCGTCGTGCCGGCCGCGACGATCGTGGCCCGGTCGTCGTCGCTGCGGAGCAGCACCTTGCTGCCGCCGACCGGGAAGTCCTCGTCGGGACCGTAGATGACGGGTGTTTCGGCGCGGGTCGTCCGTAGATAGCGCACGCCCTTCAGGTCCGCCATGGCCGACACCAGGCGTGCCGTCTGATTGGCGTCGCAGGGATAGAGGACCGTCGACCCGTGGACGGCGCGGAACATGGCCAGGTCCTCCAGACCCATCTGGGACGGGCCGTCCTCGCCGATCGCCACACCCGCGTGCGATCCCACGACATTGATCCCGGCCCGGCTCACCGACGCCATCCGGACGAAGTCATGAGCCCGGGTCAGGAACGCGGCGAAACTCGACGCAAAGGGCACCCAACCGCGGGCCTGCAGACCGACCGCCGCCGCGACCAGCTGCTGCTCGGCGATGTAGCACTCGAAGAACCGGTCCGGATGCTCCTTCTTGAAGTAGGCCGCCCGCGTCGAGTCGCTGACCTCACCGTCGAGTGCGACCACGTCGCCGCGTGCCGACCCCAGCGCCGCCAGGGCGCGTCCGTACGCCGTACGCGTGGCCTCCGCGGAGCCGGGTTCGAAGCGGGGAAGCTCGGCCCGGTCCTGGTCCCGGCCCGACGGGGCGCGGGCGGGCGGCGGAGCCTGGACGTCGACCTGTATGAAGCGAGGGCCGCCGAGTTCCTGGATGGCCGCCTCTGCGTCCGGCAGGGGCTTGCCGTGCTTGCCCTCCTGGTCCTCCACGGCGGCGACGCCGCGACCTTTGCGCGTGGCCGCGATGACGGCGGTCGGCCGCCCCTCGACCTGGACGGCCTCCGTGAAGGCCTTGTCGACGGCTTCGACGTCATGGCCGTCGACCTCGACCGTGTGCCAGCCGAACGCCCGCAGCCGGCGCGCGTACGCGTCTAGGTCGTGCTGGTGGCGGGTCGGTCCCCGCTGTCCGAGCCGGTTGACGTCGACGATCAGCGTCAGATTGCCCAACTTCTCGTACGAGGCGTGCTCGACGGCCTCCCAGACGGAGCCCTCCGCCATCTCACTGTCCCCGGACAGCACCCACACCCGGTACGGGACCTGGTCGAGGTACTTGCCGGCGAGGGCCATCCCGACGCCGACCGGCAGCCCCTGGCCCAGCGAACCGGTGGCGACGTCCACCCAGGGCAGCCGCGGTGTGGGATGCCCCTCGAGACGGCTGCCCAGCCTGCGGAACGTCAGCAACTCCTCGTCGTCGACCGCGCCCACCGCCTTGTAGAGGGCGTACAGCAGCGGCGACGCGTGCCCCTTGGAGAAGATGAGCCGGTCGTTCGCCGGGTTGTCCGGGTCCTGGAAGTCGTAGCGCAGATGCCGGGCGAGGAGTACGGCCGCCAGGTCGGCTGCCGACATCGACGAGGTCGGATGCCCCGAGCCCGCCGCATCGGCCACGCGTACCGAGTCCACCCTCAACTGCTGGCCCAGTTCGGCCAGTTCTTCGTCGCGCATGTCAATCCCTTCGCATGTGGCTGCGCTCGCGCTCGCCCTTCACCGCTCGTTCGGCGCGCCCGGGAACGTGGCGAGCTCGGGCGAGGCCGTGTCCAGCGGGACCGACCAGGAGCGGACGAGACCGAGCTGCACCGCCTGGCGCGGCAGCGCCGCGTCCAGCAGCCAGTCGGCCGCCACACGCACCCTGTTGCCCGGCATCGCGGCGAGGTGGTATCCGCGGGTCACCGCGCCCGCGAGCGGTCCGGAGAGCGGCACGCCCAGCGGGTTCGCCGCCGCCTGCACACCGCCCAGGTCCACGGCGAAACCCAGGTCGTGGTGCCGGTAGGGGTGAGCGGTGCCGTGCCCCAGGGACGCGGCCACGTTGCGGGCGGCGACTTCGCCCTGCCGGGTGGCGTGCTGTGCGGTCATGGGCGTCAGCTCGAAGCCGTCGCCGCCATGGCCGTCGTGGTGGCCGTCCGGGCGCGCGCCCTCGGCACTCGCGGACAGCGGCCGGGTCAGGTCGGGCACGGCGGCGGCGTCCCCGCAGGCGAACACCTCCGGGTGGCCCCGCACGTCGAGCCGTGTCGTGACACGGAGCCTGCCGTGTTCGACGGGCAGACCGACGCCGGCGACGAGCGGATCGGGCCGTACGCCGACGCACCAGACGAGTGTCCTGGTCGGGACGAACTCACCGTTGTTCAGCCATACCCCGTCCGGAGTGGCCTCCCTGACGGACGTACCGGTGTACACCTCCACCCCTCGGCCGCGCAGCACCCGGTCGGCGGTCTCGGACAGCCGCCGGTCCAGCTCGGGCAGCACCCTCGGCGCGATGTCGAGGAGCAGCCAGCGAGGACGCGTGTCGCGCATGCGCCAGCCGGAGCCGTTCCCCGGCCCGCTCCGGACCATCTGGGCGTGGAGCGCGTCCGTGAACAGCTTGCCCTGGGCGGCGATCTCCGTTCCCGTGTATCCCGCACCCACGACCACGAAGGTGCACCGGGCCGCGCATTCGCCGGCGTCGGCCGAGGCCGCCGCCAGCTCGGTCTGCCGGGTGAGGTGATCGCGCAGGTACAGCGCCTCGGGCAGTCCGCGGAAGCCGTGCGCGTACTCACTCACACCGGGCACGGGCAGCAGCTTGTTCACGCTGCCCACCGCGAGCACGAGGCGGTCGTACCGCAGCTCGCCGAGCCCGCCCTCCGGTCCCGTGTAGTGCACCCGGCGTTCCTCGAGATCGACCTGAGTGGCCTCACCGAGCACGAGCCGGACCCGGGGGAGCGTGTGCGCCAGTGACACGGTCACCCGGCGCGGCTCCAGGATTCCCGCAGCCACCTGGGGCAGCAGGGGCAGATACAGGAAGTAGTCCGTGGGATTGAGCAGAACGATCTCGACCCGTTCCCGCGCGAGAAGGCGGGAGAGGGTTCGGGCGGTCCGGTGGCCGGCGAATCCGGCTCCCACGATGACGATGCGGGGTATGTCCTCGGCCTGCACGACGTATCGCCTCCCATGGGACACATGCGGACGGGGGCACCTGGGGACAGGACCTCCCGGGTGCCCGGCCGACGTCGTCGTAAACGCCTCCGTGAACCCAGCGTCCCCCCGCCGAACAGTCGTGGCCACACGAAATGCGAATTCATCCGGACACCTTTTGGATCCCGAACAGTCACATCGCGCAAAAAGCGATCTCGCCCCCCGGTCCTCAGCGCCGATTGCCATACTGCTCACGCCACGCAGAACAGATGTACTGGTGCCGGCCCCGCGCTGGGCCGGCCGTCCCCGAGGCGGCTCCGACGGCTTCGACCCGGGGTTTCACCTGTCGGCGCTCACCCAATGAGAGAAGTGATCGATGGCCCCCGAGCTCTCTGGCGGCATCGGCGGAGACGCTGCCGCTCTCGCGCTGAAGATACTGGTGGCCGGCGGCTTCGGCGTCGGCAAGACGACCCTCGTCGGAGCGGTCAGCGAAATCCGGCCGCTGCGCACTGAGGAGCAGCTCAGCGAGGCCGGGCAGACCGTCGACGACACCGGAGGAGTCGACCAGAAGACCACCACCACCGTCGCCATGGACTTCGGCAGGATCACCATCCGCTCAGGGCTGTCCCTGTATCTCTTCGGCACGCCGGGACAGGACCGCTTCTGGTTCCTGTGGGACGAACTCTCCCAGGGAGCGCTCGGGGCGGTCGTCCTCGCGGACACCCGGCGCCTGGAGGACAGCTTCCCCGCCGTCGACTACTTCGAGCACCGCAGCATCCCCTTCGTCGTCGCCGTCAACTGCTTCCCCACCGCGCGCACGTACGGTGCGCACGAGGTCTCCCGCGCCCTGGACCTCGACCAGGGCACCCCGGTCGTACTGTGCGACGCGCGAGACCGCGACTCGGGCAAAGAGGTGCTGATCCGGCTCGTCGAGTACGCCGGGCGGATGCACACCGCCCGGCTGCTCAACTCGGTCGGGTGACGCGCCGGGTCTACAGGGGGTGCGCAGGAGGGTCGGACAACGGCTCGCGGACGGGCTCCCGTCCTGTTCCGTCACGGTCCCCTACCGCCCGCTCCTCCCGGCTCCCGGCCCCTGTCAGCCGGTCACGTCGGCCTCGGCCAGGACCTTGTCGATACGCACCCGCACCAGCAGCTCGCCCGGCACACCGTTGCGCTCACCGAACGCCTCCGCGCGCTCCTCACCCACGTACCGCGCGGCGATGAGGGTCGCCCAGCGGCGCAACTCCCCGGGATCCTCGCTGAGTTCCGCGCGCCCCTGGAGCACGACGAACGAGAACGGCGGCCGGTCGTCGTCCACGCACAGGGCCACGCGCCCGTCCCGCGCGAGGTTGCGCCCCTTCACGCCCTGCTTCGCGGTGTTGAAGACGACCTCGTCCCCGTCGAGCAGGAACCAGATGGGTGTGACGTGCGGACTTCCGCCCGCCCGTACCGTCGACAGTTTCCCGGTGCGAGTCCCCTCGGAGACGAACGCCCGCCATTCATCCTGAGACATGTGCTTTGCCATGTGCGCCATCCTTGGGTGTCACCCTGGCGCGGGGAAGTCAACTCTCCGCAGCAATGCGCCTCCAATGACTCCTTGCCCGGACGGGGACAGTGCGGAAGGCTTACCCGCAACACGGGGCAACGGGGAACATACGAACGGGGAGGAACGGACATGGCATCGGAAAAGGGGCTCGACTGGCTCCTGGACGACCTGACCAAGCGGGTCTCGTACATACGACACGCGCTCGTGCTGTCCAACGACGGCCTGGTCACCGGGGCGAGTACAGGCCTTGTACGGGAGGACGCGGAGCATCTCGCGGCCGTCTCCTCCGGACTGCACAGCCTCGCCAGGGGCTCGGGCCGTCACTTCCAGGCCGGCAAGGCCCGGCAGACGATGGTCGAATTCGACGACGCGATGCTCTTCGTGACCGCCGCCGGCGAAGGCAGCTGTCTGTGCGTACTCAGCGCGGCGGAAGCCGATGTCGGCCAGGTCGCCTACGAGATGACGCTGATGGTGAACCGTGTGGGCGAGCATCTCGCCGTTGCCGCGCGACAGCCGGGGCGCGTCACGGTCTCCGACTTCTGAGGGCCCGCTCCGAGTTATCCACAGGCCGGGCGGGATTCCTTCCGGAGGTCTACGGTCGTCACAGAGAGTGTTCGCCACATACGGGGGAGACCGACATGACGGACGATATGACCACCGGCGTGCCCGAAACCGGGAACGTGATCGAGGAGGCCACCGACACCGGGACGGCCTCGGGGGACGTGCCCGGGGCCGGCACGTGGGCTGGGATCGTGCCCGTGCCCGGGCTCGTGACCGGGCCCGGAGTCGGGGCTGGAGCCGGGGCCACTCTGCCCTTCGGGCGGGCAGCGGTGGCCCTGGAGCTCAAGCGGGGCGAGTTCGACCTCGCGGTGCAGCTCGGCCACATCCGGACGACGCAAGGGAAGAGCCCGGGGCGGCCCTGGGTGTCACAGCAGGAGATCGAGCGGCTGCGCGGAGCCGACGGGTTCCCGGACGCGCTTCGTGAGCGTGTCCGCACCGTAGGCACGGCCGAGGCCGCCCTGCTCATCGCCTCCACACCCGCCCGCTTCACGAGGCTGGCCCGTACGGGCCACCTCACACCCATCAGGTTCTATCTGAACCGCTACCGCGCTGTCGTGTGGCTCTATCTGGCCTCCGAGATCCAGGACTTCGCCACCAGGAACCCGGATCTGCTCGACGGGAGGCTTCCCGCAGGGCTGCGCGCCAGACTCGACGACGGCGAGGACTGGCGTGCGCGCAACTGGCGTGGCCGGCGCCTCGGCATCCTGCTCCGCCAGGCCGAGGGCCCCTGGGGGAGAACGGCGGCGATCGCGTCGCTCCTCGACCCGGTCCAGTTGGCGGAGGTCGTGGACGACCCGTACGAGCGGGCGCATCTGGAGCGGCTGCGTCCCGAACCGCCCCATGGGCGCACGGAGTCCCTGGCGGTCCGCGAGATCACGGACCGGCTCCTGCTGGCGGACGACCCGGACGAGATCCTGTGGCACCGGATGAGCCTTGCCCTCTCCCTGGACGAGGCCCGCGCTTCGGGCCAGGCTCCTCGCCCGGACGGCGACCGGGTACGGCTGCCGCGTCCTGGCTCACCGGGCGACGCACCAGCCGCCGGCGCCGGAGCCCGACCCGCCGGGTGGACCGAACCTCGGTCCCGCCCCAGCGGCGAGTGGAGTCTTCCCGCGCCACCTCGCAGGGACGGCGCGGCCCGGCACCGGGCACCGTCCGGGCAGGTGACGAGAGGACTGCTGGCGCGGTGGCGACTGCGCAGGGCCTCGCCGTCGCGCACCGGCTGACGCACCCTCACAGCTGCCACCCGCCCTGCCCTGAGCGAAGCGGAGAGGTTCCGTTCCGGGAAGTGCGGCTAACGGCCCGGCGCGTCAGCTGCGCCGGTGCCGGACGCCGAGGCCGCCGCAACGGGCCCAACCAGGGCAGTGCTCCGGCGAAGAAGAGGGCGGAGAGTGCCGCCAGCGTGATCGCGACGAGCAGCATGGGCCCGCTGACCGAGAGCAGTGCCTGCATGGTCCACCAGCGCCGGGCGCGCGGATCGACGCCGAAGCGGGGTGGTCGCAGAGACAGGGCAGTGGGCGCGGGTGTGGGCATGGGAGTCGGCGCGTGCATAGGCGTGGGCATAGGGGTCCCCGTATTCCAAGTCAACTGTATTGGATGGCGATGCGTTGCAACGGTACGAGTGACTTGCAATAGGGAGTGAGGGTGCCGTGCCCAAGAAGGTCGACCATGACGAGAGACGGCGTGAGATCTCCGAGGCGCTCTGGCGCATCGCGAGCACGCGTGGGCTCGACGGAGTCAGCCTGCGCGACGTGGCCGCCGAGGCCGACATCTCCCTCGGCCGGCTGCAGCACTACTTCCGCTCCAAGGACGAGATGCTCGTGTTCGCCCTCAGGCAGATCAACCAGCTCGCCGAGCGGCGCATCCGGGAGGGCGTCGAGAAGGCCGCGGCCGGTCTCGGCCAGGAGCCCCCGCCCCGCTTCGTGCTGCGTGCCTGCGTCGCCGGGATGCTGCCGCTGGACGAACACAGCCGCATCGGCCAGCTCGTCGCCGCCGCCTACTTCGCACGGGCCGTCCACGACGAACGGCTCCGGGCCGAGGCCCAGGAAGGCATCCCGGCGCTTCGTGTGTTCTTCGCCGGACTGCTGCGCAGGGCCGCCGAGCGCGGCGAGCTGCCCGCGGACCGGGACCCGGACGACGAGGCGATGATCCTCATCAGCCTCGTCGACGGACTGACGGCGTACACGCTGCTCCACGTCCACACTCCCGAGGAGGCCCTGCGCCTGCTCGACCGCCACCTGGACCGGCTGTTCGGCGCACCCGTCGGCCGATGAACCGCGCACTGCGGGCGGTCCCTGCGAAGACGGGAGAGGTCGTGCGCGAAGGCAGGACAAGACGTGCGCACGGGGACGGCGGCGGGCACCATGGCGGCATGCTGCTGGCCCGCCTGGCGGACGTGTCACGGCAGATCGCCGCCGAGCCGTCCCGTACCCGCAAGATCGCGGCCCTCGCGTCCCTCTTCGGGGACGCCCGGCCGCAGGAGGTCGCGCGCGTCATCTCCTATCTCGCCGGACGGCTGCCACAGGGACGCCTCGGCGTCGGCTGGAGCGTCCTCAAGGACCCGCCCCCGCCGGCCGGAGGGCCCGCCCTGACCGTGGACGATGCCGACGCGGCGTTCACGGCGCTCGCCCGGGTCGCCGGAGCGGGCGCCCAGGCCGAGCGCAGGCGCCTGGTCGTCGAGCTGATGGGCGCGGCGACCGCCTCCGAGCAGGAGTTCCTGTTCCGGCTGCTGACGGGTGAGGTCCGTCAGGGCGCCCTCGACGCCATCGCGCTGGAAGGCGTCGCCAAAGCGGCGGGCGCACCGGCAGGCGAGGTCAGACGGGCGGTGATGCTGGACGGTTCGCTGCCCAGGGTGGCCAAGGCGCTGCTCGCCGAGGGCCCGGCGGCGCTCGCCGCCTTCAGGCTGCGCGTGGGACGCCCGGTGCAGCCCA includes:
- a CDS encoding RNA polymerase sigma factor SigF is translated as MRTYHRGKHPHDDAPDTAEDFLRLARLEEGPERTALRQELVRAWLPMADRLAGRFRNRGEALEDLRQVAALGLVKAVERYDPDRGGAFEAFAVPTINGEIKRHFRDHTWTVHVPRRVQDLRARVRTARQELTQTVGGREPTAAEVARHAGITEDEARAGLEALDSYHALSLDAEVQGGDDGYSLADALGGPDPALDVVIDREAVRPRLSRLPDRERRILYMRFFRDMTQRGIAEEVGVSQMHISRLINRCCSRLRDEVMRDAVQPGRRDGYSPTRRPSARPSRRRVPRPSVQP
- a CDS encoding type 1 glutamine amidotransferase domain-containing protein translates to MNIAFLMAPEGVEQIELTEPWQAVADAGDTPRLVSTKPGRIQAFDHLDKADTFAVDQVVSDASAEIYGGLVLPGGVANPDALRMDSGAVAFVREFFDAGKPVAAICHAPWTLIEADVLRGRTLTSWPSVRTDIRNAGGTWVDEQVMVCHDGPNTLITSRKPDDLKAFCAAFTAEFAKASARAAAGT
- a CDS encoding GTP-binding protein, which gives rise to MAPELSGGIGGDAAALALKILVAGGFGVGKTTLVGAVSEIRPLRTEEQLSEAGQTVDDTGGVDQKTTTTVAMDFGRITIRSGLSLYLFGTPGQDRFWFLWDELSQGALGAVVLADTRRLEDSFPAVDYFEHRSIPFVVAVNCFPTARTYGAHEVSRALDLDQGTPVVLCDARDRDSGKEVLIRLVEYAGRMHTARLLNSVG
- a CDS encoding alpha/beta fold hydrolase: MANFVLVAGTWLGSWAWDEVVPELRAAGHADHPLTLSGLAEKQGAPAGQQTHVQDIVEEVERRDLRDVVLVGHSYAGIPVGQAAERIGERLARVVFVDSIVPADGESFVSAWPDGRAMVEASIDKNGGFWAPLTAAEFEGQGLTDEQIARIVGGSTPHPGATLTEPAVLARPLGELPATYIKCLLDGDEPSPDVVALLRDERWRLVEMDTGHWPMFSQPRRLAQVLLEAAGR
- a CDS encoding PPOX class F420-dependent oxidoreductase; translation: MAKHMSQDEWRAFVSEGTRTGKLSTVRAGGSPHVTPIWFLLDGDEVVFNTAKQGVKGRNLARDGRVALCVDDDRPPFSFVVLQGRAELSEDPGELRRWATLIAARYVGEERAEAFGERNGVPGELLVRVRIDKVLAEADVTG
- a CDS encoding pentapeptide repeat-containing protein; amino-acid sequence: MSGIRDEAAPVQEGAALRADCGSCFGLCCVALPFSASADFAVGKPAEQPCGNLRTDFRCGIHDRLAERGFAGCTVYDCFGAGQKVSQVTFGGRSWREAPGTARQMFDVFPVMRQLHELLRYLTEALSLSAARPLNTELRRLLDETEALTRGDAAALLDVDVPALRGRTGELLVRTSELVRAEAKPGRRKNRRGADLAGARLGGADLRGADLRGACLIAADLTRADLRLADLLGADLRDADLGGADLTGGIFITQPQLHQAKGDATTRLPRTLVRPAHWSRV
- a CDS encoding transketolase, with protein sequence MRDEELAELGQQLRVDSVRVADAAGSGHPTSSMSAADLAAVLLARHLRYDFQDPDNPANDRLIFSKGHASPLLYALYKAVGAVDDEELLTFRRLGSRLEGHPTPRLPWVDVATGSLGQGLPVGVGMALAGKYLDQVPYRVWVLSGDSEMAEGSVWEAVEHASYEKLGNLTLIVDVNRLGQRGPTRHQHDLDAYARRLRAFGWHTVEVDGHDVEAVDKAFTEAVQVEGRPTAVIAATRKGRGVAAVEDQEGKHGKPLPDAEAAIQELGGPRFIQVDVQAPPPARAPSGRDQDRAELPRFEPGSAEATRTAYGRALAALGSARGDVVALDGEVSDSTRAAYFKKEHPDRFFECYIAEQQLVAAAVGLQARGWVPFASSFAAFLTRAHDFVRMASVSRAGINVVGSHAGVAIGEDGPSQMGLEDLAMFRAVHGSTVLYPCDANQTARLVSAMADLKGVRYLRTTRAETPVIYGPDEDFPVGGSKVLLRSDDDRATIVAAGTTVHEALRAADVLASDGIPVRVMDLYSVKPVDVDTLNEAAGATGCLITVEDHHPEGGIGDAVAEAFSDGRPVPRLARLAVRNMPASAAPEEQLHASGIDAESIAAAVKLLVEQTVVP
- a CDS encoding cation diffusion facilitator family transporter; its protein translation is MVVNREHSKQRTRSDRRTRLTVLVALGANLVIAVAKTVGGLVASSPALLSEAAHSVADSLNEIFLLAALRRSRRPADRRHPFGYGKERWFWSLLAAVGIFVMGGCFSFFQAFEAMSQGDRPVSTSHYVAGLAVLGVALLAEGTSLIRALHQFRKQGGKAHDPAHRTVIAEDSTAVVGVLLAMAGMALHLVTGKAVWEAAASLAIGLLLVYVAYRLGRESRDLLIGVAVDPEVRGAIRAMLDDQAEIDNVASLLTMRLGMDSTLVAARIDLVPGLDSEEIELVSERIKQAVEDRWPEADQVFLDITEAPPHPGR
- a CDS encoding NAD(P)/FAD-dependent oxidoreductase, which gives rise to MQAEDIPRIVIVGAGFAGHRTARTLSRLLARERVEIVLLNPTDYFLYLPLLPQVAAGILEPRRVTVSLAHTLPRVRLVLGEATQVDLEERRVHYTGPEGGLGELRYDRLVLAVGSVNKLLPVPGVSEYAHGFRGLPEALYLRDHLTRQTELAAASADAGECAARCTFVVVGAGYTGTEIAAQGKLFTDALHAQMVRSGPGNGSGWRMRDTRPRWLLLDIAPRVLPELDRRLSETADRVLRGRGVEVYTGTSVREATPDGVWLNNGEFVPTRTLVWCVGVRPDPLVAGVGLPVEHGRLRVTTRLDVRGHPEVFACGDAAAVPDLTRPLSASAEGARPDGHHDGHGGDGFELTPMTAQHATRQGEVAARNVAASLGHGTAHPYRHHDLGFAVDLGGVQAAANPLGVPLSGPLAGAVTRGYHLAAMPGNRVRVAADWLLDAALPRQAVQLGLVRSWSVPLDTASPELATFPGAPNER